A genomic window from Canis lupus familiaris isolate Mischka breed German Shepherd unplaced genomic scaffold, alternate assembly UU_Cfam_GSD_1.0 chrUn_S564H726, whole genome shotgun sequence includes:
- the LOC119879292 gene encoding histone H2B-like: protein MAEPGCETSWEESLVTEEPGGSLSGEPSAGAAEAPMPLPPLPPSPPPPLQSPPPPPPTPPPGPLLRQFRHLFPRVLKKVHEGLSLSQKALRVTDSFINDIFERIIDEASRLAHSTITSREIQTAMHLLLPGGIGKHVVSEASEAFIWYARRQ, encoded by the coding sequence ATGGCTGAGCCTGGCTGTGAGACCTCTTGGGAGGAAAGCCTGGTTACGGAGGAGCCAGGCGGCAGCCTATCAGGAGAGCCCTCAGCAGGAGCAGCCGAGGCGCCAATGCCGTTACCGCCGCTGCCGCCGTCACCACCGCCACCGCTGCAgtcaccaccgccaccaccaccaactCCGCCGCCGGGTCCGCTGCTCAGGCAGTTTCGCCACCTATTTCCCAGGGTTCTGAAGAAGGTTCATGAGGGCCTGAGCCTCTCGCAGAAGGCCCTGAGAGTCACAGATTCGTTCATTAATGACATCTTCGAGCGCATCATCGACGAGGCCTCTCGCCTGGCCCACTCCACCATCACCTCCAGGGAGATCCAGACCGCCATGCATCTGCTGCTGCCAGGGGGGATTGGCAAGCATGTCGTGTCTGAGGCCTCCGAGGCCTTCATCTGGTACGCCAGACGCCAATGA